The following proteins are encoded in a genomic region of Doryrhamphus excisus isolate RoL2022-K1 chromosome 6, RoL_Dexc_1.0, whole genome shotgun sequence:
- the trhr2 gene encoding thyrotropin releasing hormone receptor 2 isoform X1: MTDNVSSRVDTPTNISLSPSITISQSLEYKTVSVFLVLLVCGVGIVGNIMVVLVVLTTRYMRTPTNCYLVSLAVADLTVLVAAGLPNISDSLTGTWVFGHAGCLGITYLQYLGINVSSCSITAFTVERYIAICHPMKAQTVCTVSRAKKIITGVWIFTCVYCILWFFLVDIQVSMDGHVQCGYRVKRELYLPIYLIDFAIFYVVPLLLAIVLYGLIARILYLGPLPNQPDTCTTLRRSCREVTEVETGARPRRPKGALSSRKQVTKMLAVVVILFALLWMPYRSLVLINSFVSTPYLDAWFLLFCRTCIYANSAINPVIYNAMSQKFRSAFRGLYHCKQPEGTQRTLSAIPAGFSIVRDPRTSLSNICGTSEEVQRAIPKTTTDVNSRCKQNGNGHQEMKILNGNKGDDFSRSVAYAGSLDVSSVDTSLLNDMKADGSPSTDDTDPFPDPGIAHTIHK; encoded by the exons ATGACTGACAACGTGAGCTCCAGAGTTGACACCCCAACCAACATTTCTCTTAGCCCCAGTATTACCATTTCCCAATCCCTGGAGTACAAGACAGTGTCTGTGTTTTTGGTCCTGCTTGTGTGTGGTGTCGGCATTGTGGGAAACATTATGGTGGTTCTTGTGGTCCTGACGACACGCTACATGAGGACACCTACCAATTGTTACCTGGTGAGCTTGGCAGTAGCTGACCTGACAGTTTTGGTAGCAGCAGGACTTCCCAACATTTCAGACAGTCTCACAGGTACCTGGGTATTCGGACACGCCGGTTGCCTGGGGATCACCTACTTGCAATATCTGGGCATCAATGTGTCATCCTGCTCCATCACCGCCTTCACTGTTGAAAG ATACATTGCTATATGCCATCCAATGAAGGCTCAGACGGTGTGCACAGTGTCCAGGGCTAAGAAGATTATTACCGGGGTTTGGATATTCACCTGTGTGTACTGCATATTATGGTTTTTCCTTGTGGATATCCAG GTGAGCATGGATGGACATGTTCAGTGTGGGTACAGGGTGAAGCGGGAGCTCTACCTGCCCATCTACCTCATCGACTTTGCCATTTTTTACGTCGTCCCGTTGCTTCTAGCCATCGTGCTGTATGGGCTCATAGCACGGATTCTCTACCTTGG ACCTCTGCCAAACCAACCAGACACCTGTACCACATTGCGTCGAAGCTGCCGAGAAGTCACAGAAGTTGAAACAGGAGCTCGCCCACGCCGTCCAAAGGGTGCACTCTCCTCCAGGAAACAG GTGACGAAGATGCTAGCAGTAGTGGTGATCCTATTCGCTCTGCTGTGGATGCCATACCGATCATTGGTTTTAATCAACTCTTTCGTGTCTACACCTTATCTCGATGCctggtttttgttgttttgtcggACGTGCATTTACGCCAACAGTGCAATCAACCCGGTGATATACAACGCCATGTCTCAGAAGTTCCGCTCAGCATTTCGTGGGTTGTACCACTGCAAGCAGCCAGAAGGAACTCAGAGGACATTGTCAGCAATTCCGGCAGGCTTCAGCATAGTCCGTGACCCACGTACCTCGCTGTCTAATATCTGTGGAACCAGTGAAGAAGTCCAAAGAGCCATTCCAAAGACTACAACAGATGTTAACTCAAGATGTAAACAAAATGGTAACGGTCATCAAGAGATGAAGATTTTAAATGGCAACAAAGGAGACGATTTTAGCAGATCGGTTGCTTATGCTGGTAGCTTAGATGTGAGTTCGGTTGACACATCTCTACTGAATGATATGAAGGCGGATGGTTCTCCTTCCACAGATGACACCGATCCTTTTCCCGACCCAGGTATAGCacatacaatacataaataA
- the trhr2 gene encoding thyrotropin releasing hormone receptor 2 isoform X2 — MTDNVSSRVDTPTNISLSPSITISQSLEYKTVSVFLVLLVCGVGIVGNIMVVLVVLTTRYMRTPTNCYLVSLAVADLTVLVAAGLPNISDSLTGTWVFGHAGCLGITYLQYLGINVSSCSITAFTVERYIAICHPMKAQTVCTVSRAKKIITGVWIFTCVYCILWFFLVDIQVSMDGHVQCGYRVKRELYLPIYLIDFAIFYVVPLLLAIVLYGLIARILYLGPLPNQPDTCTTLRRSCREVTEVETGARPRRPKGALSSRKQTFLSPSL; from the exons ATGACTGACAACGTGAGCTCCAGAGTTGACACCCCAACCAACATTTCTCTTAGCCCCAGTATTACCATTTCCCAATCCCTGGAGTACAAGACAGTGTCTGTGTTTTTGGTCCTGCTTGTGTGTGGTGTCGGCATTGTGGGAAACATTATGGTGGTTCTTGTGGTCCTGACGACACGCTACATGAGGACACCTACCAATTGTTACCTGGTGAGCTTGGCAGTAGCTGACCTGACAGTTTTGGTAGCAGCAGGACTTCCCAACATTTCAGACAGTCTCACAGGTACCTGGGTATTCGGACACGCCGGTTGCCTGGGGATCACCTACTTGCAATATCTGGGCATCAATGTGTCATCCTGCTCCATCACCGCCTTCACTGTTGAAAG ATACATTGCTATATGCCATCCAATGAAGGCTCAGACGGTGTGCACAGTGTCCAGGGCTAAGAAGATTATTACCGGGGTTTGGATATTCACCTGTGTGTACTGCATATTATGGTTTTTCCTTGTGGATATCCAG GTGAGCATGGATGGACATGTTCAGTGTGGGTACAGGGTGAAGCGGGAGCTCTACCTGCCCATCTACCTCATCGACTTTGCCATTTTTTACGTCGTCCCGTTGCTTCTAGCCATCGTGCTGTATGGGCTCATAGCACGGATTCTCTACCTTGG ACCTCTGCCAAACCAACCAGACACCTGTACCACATTGCGTCGAAGCTGCCGAGAAGTCACAGAAGTTGAAACAGGAGCTCGCCCACGCCGTCCAAAGGGTGCACTCTCCTCCAGGAAACAG